In one Mucilaginibacter ginsenosidivorax genomic region, the following are encoded:
- a CDS encoding transposase → MLNFFDNRSTNASAESFNAKIKAFRATSRGVRDTTFFLFRLAKLYA, encoded by the coding sequence ATCTTGAACTTCTTCGACAACAGGAGTACAAATGCTTCTGCCGAATCCTTTAATGCCAAGATCAAAGCTTTCAGGGCTACTTCAAGAGGCGTTAGAGATACCACCTTCTTCCTATTCAGGCTTGCTAAATTATATGCTTAA
- the era gene encoding GTPase Era, with amino-acid sequence MSHQAGFVSIIGKPNAGKSTLMNALVGEKMSIITPKAQTTRHRILGIVNDDNYQIVFSDTPGVIKPHYALHESMMHQVDGSIVDADLILLVTDIYEEFDETDVLKKLEGSLAPIAVLINKIDQSDEETVKKKVEFWQEKLNPKAIFAISALLGHNIKAIMDFVIGNLPEHPAYYEKDQLTDRNDRFFASEMIRAQLLKQYKKEIPYSAEVIVTAFVEGEKLHRISAEIIVERDSQKNIIIGQGGSMLKIVGTYARRDMEEFFQKKVFLEMFVKVIPDWRSKKNYLKKFGYES; translated from the coding sequence ATGAGTCACCAGGCAGGTTTTGTAAGTATAATTGGTAAGCCCAATGCTGGTAAATCAACCCTTATGAACGCCCTTGTTGGCGAAAAAATGTCAATTATCACCCCAAAAGCGCAAACCACCAGGCACCGTATTTTGGGAATTGTTAACGATGATAACTACCAGATTGTGTTTTCGGATACGCCCGGGGTTATCAAACCACATTACGCATTGCACGAAAGTATGATGCACCAGGTAGACGGATCAATTGTTGATGCCGACCTGATTTTGCTGGTTACCGATATTTACGAGGAGTTTGACGAAACCGACGTTTTAAAAAAACTGGAAGGTTCGCTGGCCCCAATAGCAGTGCTTATTAACAAGATTGACCAAAGCGACGAGGAAACCGTAAAAAAGAAAGTGGAGTTTTGGCAGGAGAAGTTAAACCCTAAAGCCATCTTCGCGATATCGGCATTGCTGGGTCATAATATTAAAGCCATTATGGATTTTGTGATCGGCAATTTGCCTGAGCACCCGGCGTATTATGAAAAGGACCAACTAACTGACAGGAACGACCGCTTCTTCGCTTCAGAAATGATCCGTGCACAATTGCTTAAACAATACAAGAAAGAGATCCCTTATAGTGCCGAAGTAATTGTAACTGCTTTTGTTGAAGGAGAAAAGCTGCATCGCATCAGCGCCGAAATTATTGTAGAACGCGATTCGCAAAAAAATATCATTATTGGCCAGGGCGGCAGCATGCTTAAAATAGTAGGCACGTATGCCCGCCGCGATATGGAAGAGTTTTTTCAGAAAAAAGTATTCCTGGAGATGTTTGTAAAAGTGATTCCCGACTGGCGCAGCAAAAAAAATTACCTTAAAAAATTCGGATACGAATCATAG
- a CDS encoding ISAon1 family transposase has product MDNSPISCHLLGHLYSLDGKQLQQQYKDHLSNFHSWGQKDHADEWMLFADNIGPSLSIDETALSNGELYTIVTNKEAKGGKKAIVAMLRGTQAEQIMTVLERIPVRKRNRVKEVTMDMAANMIKAIRRCFSNAVRVIDRFHVQKLAYDAVQEARIKYRWEALEQENKAIEEAKKNKQSHQPEVFSNGDTLKQLLARSRYLLFKHQAKWTASQKERADLLFPRYPLLLKAYNLSIRLGQIFTICKDKQQAFKILAIWYNDIEEAWN; this is encoded by the coding sequence TTGGATAATAGCCCGATCAGTTGCCACCTTTTAGGCCATTTATATTCTTTGGATGGCAAGCAGTTACAACAACAATATAAAGACCATCTCAGTAACTTTCACAGTTGGGGCCAGAAAGATCATGCAGATGAATGGATGCTGTTTGCTGACAATATTGGCCCCTCGCTCAGCATAGACGAAACCGCTCTGAGTAATGGGGAACTGTATACGATTGTGACCAATAAGGAAGCAAAAGGCGGTAAAAAAGCGATCGTGGCGATGCTCAGGGGTACACAGGCCGAACAGATCATGACCGTGTTGGAACGAATCCCGGTACGTAAAAGAAATAGGGTAAAAGAAGTGACGATGGACATGGCAGCGAACATGATCAAAGCTATCCGCAGATGCTTTTCTAATGCAGTACGCGTTATTGACCGGTTTCATGTACAAAAGCTGGCTTATGATGCCGTGCAGGAAGCAAGGATCAAATATCGTTGGGAAGCATTAGAACAAGAGAACAAAGCTATAGAGGAGGCTAAAAAGAATAAGCAAAGTCATCAGCCCGAAGTATTTAGCAATGGAGATACTTTAAAACAGTTACTGGCCAGGAGCAGATATCTGTTATTTAAGCATCAGGCCAAATGGACAGCATCACAAAAAGAAAGAGCTGATCTGTTGTTTCCAAGGTATCCCTTGCTGCTCAAAGCTTACAACCTGTCCATCCGGCTGGGACAGATCTTCACCATCTGTAAAGACAAGCAGCAGGCATTCAAAATATTGGCTATCTGGTATAACGATATAGAAGAGGCATGGAATTGA
- the der gene encoding ribosome biogenesis GTPase Der: protein MSNIVAIVGRPNVGKSTLYNRLTETRKAIVDDFSGVTRDRHYGVSEWTDHQFTVIDTGGYVANSADIFEAAIREQVEIAIEEASVILFMVDVTTGITDLDDEIATMLRKSKKPVFVVVNKLDNNALLSDATEFYSLGLGEIYSISSMTGSGTGELLDEVVKHFDDEVLEENTRPKYAIVGRPNVGKSSIINSLIGKDRNIVTPIAGTTRDSIHIHYNQYGHDFMLIDTAGMRKKTKVKENIEFYSVMRTIKALEEADVIILMIDAVEGIESQDINIFHLAEKNKKGIMVVVNKWDLIEKNNKTVKVFEEMIREKIAPFTDVPIVFTSVTEKQRVLKVIDVANQVYQNRARKIATSKLNEVMLPIIENYPPPSIKGKYVKIKYITQIAGSSPMFAFFCNLPQYVKEPYYRFIENKLRENFDFSGAPVQVWFRQK from the coding sequence ATGAGTAACATAGTAGCCATTGTTGGCCGCCCTAACGTAGGCAAATCAACTTTATATAATCGCTTAACCGAAACCCGCAAAGCCATTGTTGACGATTTTAGCGGTGTAACCCGCGACAGGCACTACGGTGTATCTGAATGGACCGACCACCAGTTTACCGTAATTGATACAGGCGGCTATGTAGCCAACTCTGCTGATATTTTTGAGGCTGCCATTCGTGAGCAGGTAGAAATAGCTATTGAAGAGGCATCGGTTATTCTGTTTATGGTTGATGTTACCACAGGCATTACCGACCTTGACGATGAAATTGCCACCATGCTGCGTAAAAGCAAAAAACCGGTTTTTGTAGTAGTAAACAAACTGGATAACAACGCGCTATTATCTGATGCTACCGAGTTTTACAGCCTGGGCCTGGGCGAAATCTACAGCATCTCATCCATGACTGGTTCTGGCACCGGCGAGTTGCTTGATGAAGTTGTAAAGCATTTTGACGACGAAGTACTTGAAGAAAATACCCGCCCTAAATACGCCATCGTAGGCCGTCCAAACGTTGGTAAATCATCTATCATCAATTCGTTAATAGGTAAAGACCGCAATATAGTAACCCCCATTGCCGGTACCACCCGCGATTCTATCCACATCCATTACAACCAGTACGGGCACGATTTTATGCTGATTGATACTGCCGGGATGCGTAAAAAAACCAAGGTTAAAGAAAATATCGAGTTTTACTCGGTGATGCGCACTATAAAGGCCTTAGAAGAAGCCGACGTAATTATTTTAATGATTGATGCTGTTGAAGGCATCGAATCGCAGGATATCAACATCTTCCACCTGGCCGAAAAAAATAAAAAAGGCATCATGGTTGTGGTTAATAAGTGGGATTTAATTGAGAAAAACAACAAAACCGTTAAGGTTTTTGAAGAGATGATCCGCGAGAAGATTGCACCATTTACGGATGTACCCATCGTATTTACATCAGTTACCGAAAAGCAACGTGTGTTAAAGGTAATTGACGTGGCCAACCAGGTTTACCAAAATCGCGCCCGCAAAATAGCTACCTCCAAACTAAACGAGGTAATGCTGCCCATTATCGAAAATTATCCGCCGCCATCTATCAAAGGCAAATACGTAAAAATTAAATACATTACCCAAATTGCAGGTTCATCGCCCATGTTCGCTTTCTTCTGTAATTTGCCGCAGTATGTTAAAGAGCCCTACTACCGCTTTATAGAAAACAAGCTGAGGGAAAATTTTGATTTCAGCGGTGCGCCGGTACAGGTGTGGTTCAGGCAAAAATAA
- a CDS encoding helix-turn-helix transcriptional regulator yields the protein MDNKTIAESLFISEETVKKHIYNTFRKTQVKNRQALLHKLQTMH from the coding sequence ATGGACAATAAAACAATTGCTGAAAGCTTATTCATTTCGGAGGAAACGGTAAAAAAACATATATATAATACATTCCGAAAAACGCAGGTGAAAAATCGGCAGGCGTTGTTACACAAGCTGCAAACTATGCACTAA
- a CDS encoding ISAon1 family transposase N-terminal region protein, whose amino-acid sequence MLEYFELTDVRSSENGQLNIHLEEKNLPPSGYEKSQLESKGFLPETAIQDFPIRGHKVALCIKRRRWEVKQTGAIITRDWNLVLKGARMTTEFGTFLKGIFG is encoded by the coding sequence ATCTTAGAATACTTTGAACTTACCGATGTCCGCTCGTCAGAGAATGGGCAATTGAATATCCATTTGGAAGAAAAGAACCTGCCGCCTTCGGGGTATGAGAAGTCACAACTGGAATCAAAAGGTTTCTTACCCGAAACGGCTATACAAGATTTTCCGATCCGTGGACATAAGGTAGCGCTTTGTATTAAAAGGCGGAGATGGGAAGTAAAGCAAACCGGGGCTATCATTACAAGGGATTGGAATTTAGTACTAAAAGGCGCACGGATGACGACAGAGTTCGGCACTTTTTTAAAAGGAATATTTGGATAA